One window from the genome of Cucumis melo cultivar AY chromosome 12, USDA_Cmelo_AY_1.0, whole genome shotgun sequence encodes:
- the LOC103501721 gene encoding pentatricopeptide repeat-containing protein At5g64320, mitochondrial translates to MFSSFRNIVKRTKSLSSLESKIIILFENSCKASFLAGNIGDGSDATKMNVEPELETEWESLLEPFDLTKLRESRIRITPVQLCKLLELPLDVPTLSEIFDRVGGQKGYCHTFDVYYVFINKLGTVGQFKVIDKLLMQMKEEGIVFQESIFMIIMKHYGKAGQPGQAIRLLLDMRAVYLCEPTFKSYNVVLEILVTGNCPQVATNVFYDMLSKGVSPTVFTFGIVMKALCMVNEVDSACSLLRDMTKHGCVPNSIVYQTLIHALSQKNQVSEALKLLEEMFVMGCMPDVQTFNDVIHGLCKVNKIHDATKLVDRMLLRGFNPDNMTYGFLLHGLCRIGKLNEARTIFKKIPCPNNAILNTLINGYVMSGQLKEAQNFLNETMINFGFQPDIFTYNILMHGLCKEGSLSFARDLVNEMSRRGCEPNVITYAILVDGLCKAGLLEEAGLVLHEMSTRGLTINSVIYNCLICALCRNEKVHVALNLLSEMCTKGCKPDLFTYNSLIYGLCKVDRIDEAFRLFHNMLLDGAVANNVTYNTLIHALLRRGAFQKALTLVNDMLFRGCTLDKITYNGLIKAFCKVGNVEKGLELYEQMIMDGLGADTISCNIMINGLCKVGKVDRAFEFLRDAINRGFVPDIVTYNSVLNGLCKVGRIKEALNLFDRLQVEGVRPDAFTYNTFISWHCKEGMVNDACLFFYRGIENGFVPSNLTWNVLVYTLVKQSNQENLFFASYELW, encoded by the coding sequence ATGTTTAGTTCCTTCAGAAACATTGTTAAACGGACCAAAAGTCTTAGTTCATTGGAGTCTAAGATCATTATTCTTTTTGAGAACTCTTGCAAAGCAAGCTTTTTAGCTGGGAATATTGGAGATGGTAGTGATGCAACCAAGATGAATGTTGAACCAGAACTTGAAACTGAATGGGAGAGTTTACTCGAACCTTTTGATCTCACAAAGCTTAGGGAGTCTCGCATTCGAATTACTCCTGTTCAACTTTGTAAACTGCTTGAGCTTCCACTTGATGTTCCCACGTTGTCGGAAATATTTGATCGGGTGGGTGGCCAGAAGGGCTATTGCCATACATTTGATGTATACTATGTGTTTATAAATAAGCTTGGGACAGTTGGGCAGTTCAAGGTTATAGATAAACTGTTAATGCAGATGAAAGAAGAAGGGATTGTTTTTCAAGAGTCCATTTTCATGATAATTATGAAACATTATGGAAAAGCTGGACAACCTGGACAAGCAATTAGATTGCTCCTAGATATGAGGGCTGTTTATTTATGTGAACCGACTTTCAAATCTTATAATGTAGTTTTGGAAATACTCGTGACTGGTAATTGCCCACAAGTTGCCACAAATGTTTTCTATGACATGTTGAGTAAGGGTGTCTCTCCCACTGTTTTTACTTTTGGCATTGTGATGAAAGCTCTTTGTATGGTTAATGAGGTTGATTCTGCATGCTCACTCCTTAGAGACATGACAAAGCATGGATGTGTACCCAATTCTATAGTTTATCAAACTTTAATACATGCACTATCCCAAAAAAACCAAGTTAGTGAAGCCTTAAAGCTTTTGGAAGAAATGTTTGTTATGGGATGCATGCCTGATGTTCAAACCTTCAATGATGTTATTCATGGTCTCTGCAAGGTTAATAAAATTCACGATGCAACAAAATTGGTTGATCGAATGCTTCTTCGAGGTTTTAACCCAGACAATATGACTTATGGTTTTCTGTTGCATGGACTATGTAGGATTGGGAAACTCAATGAAGCTAgaacaatatttaaaaaaatcccTTGTCCAAACAATGCAATCCTCAATACTTTAATCAATGGGTACGTTATGAGTGGACAGCTTAAGGAAGCCCAAAATTTTCTTAATGAGACTATGATAAATTTTGGTTTTCAGCCTGATATTTTTACATACAACATCTTGATGCATGGTCTCTGCAAAGAGGGGAGTCTTAGTTTTGCTCGTGATTTGGTCAATGAGATGTCTAGGAGGGGTTGTGAGCCGAATGTGATCACGTATGCTATACTGGTTGATGGGCTCTGTAAAGCAGGGCTTCTTGAAGAAGCTGGACTTGTTTTACATGAGATGTCAACAAGGGGATTGACCATAAATTCAGTTATATACAATTGCTTGATATGTGCTCTATGTAGGAATGAGAAGGTTCATGTTGCTTTAAATCTGTTGAGTGAAATGTGCACCAAAGGGTGCAAGCCTGACTTGTTTACGTACAATTCTCTAATCTATGGATTGTGCAAGGTTGATAGGATTGATGAGGCCTTCAGGTTGTTTCATAATATGTTACTGGATGGTGCAGTTGCCAACAATGTGACTTACAATACACTGATTCATGCACTTTTAAGGAGGGGTGCATTCCAAAAAGCACTCACACTTGTTAATGATATGTTATTTAGAGGATGCACTCTTGATAAGATTACTTACAATGGTCTGATTAAAGCATTTTGCAAAGTTGGTAATGTTGAAAAAGGTTTGgaattatatgagcaaatgatAATGGATGGACTTGGTGCTGATACTATATCATGTAATATTATGATCAATGGGCTCTGCAAAGTTGGAAAAGTGGACAGAGCATTTGAATTTCTAAGAGATGCAATCAATCGAGGTTTTGTGCCTGACATAGTTACTTATAACAGTGTTTTAAATGGACTTTGTAAGGTTGGACGTATCAAGGAAGCTTTAAATCTATTTGATAGATTACAAGTTGAAGGTGTTCGCCCCGATGCTTTTACCTATAACACTTTTATCAGTTGGCACTGTAAAGAAGGCATGGTGAATGAtgcttgtttatttttttatagagGCATAGAAAATGGTTTTGTACCCAGTAATCTTACTTGGAATGTGTTGGTCTATACTTTGGTAAAACAAAGTAACCAGGAGAATTTGTTTTTTGCGTCATACGAGTTATGGTAA
- the LOC103501722 gene encoding ras-related protein RABA5a produces the protein MAFYSEEEKTEDYLFKIVLIGDSAVGKSNLLARFARDEFYPNSKSTIGVEFQTQKMEINGKEIKAQIWDTAGQERFRAVTSAYYRGAVGALLVYDISRRQTFDSIGRWLNELHTHSDMNVVTILVGNKSDLKDAREVPTAEGKSLAEAQGLFFIETSALDSSNVTNAFQTVVKEIYNILSRKVMISQELKKQDVSWMENGKTTVVIQGEDQVEGEPKKGGCCSS, from the exons ATGGCTTTTTATTCCGAGGAGGAAAAAACTGAAGATTATCTTTTCAAGATTGTTTTAATTGGTGATTCAGCCGTGGGAAAATCAAATTTGCTCGCTAGATTTGCTAGAGATGAATTTTACCCTAATTCCAAGTCAACCATTGGAGTGGAGTTCCAGACCCaaaagatggaaataaatgGAAAGGAAATCAAAGCTCAGATATGGGATACAGCTGGTCAGGAGCGATTTAGGGCCGTTACGTCTGCATATTATAGAGGAGCTGTTGGAGCTCTCCTGGTATATGACATTAGTAGGCGTCAGACCTTTGACAGCATTGGGAGATGGTTGAATGAACTTCACA CTCACTCTGACATGAACGTAGTAACCATACTGGTTGGCAACAAGTCTGATCTCAAGGATGCTAGAGAAGTACCTACTGCTGAAGGCAAGTCTTTGGCAGAAGCTCAGGGTCTGTTTTTTATAGAAACCTCAGCCCTCGATTCTTCGAATGTGACAAACGCATTTCAGACAGTCGTGAAAGAGATCTACAACATATTGAGCCGAAAAGTAATGATATCTCAAGAACTTAAGAAGCAGGATGTGAGCTGGATGGAGAATGGAAAGACTACTGTAGTTATACAGGGAGAGGACCAAGTAGAAGGAGAGCCCAAAAAAGGTGGGTGCTGCTCATCCTAG